One window of the Pyrinomonadaceae bacterium genome contains the following:
- a CDS encoding LytTR family DNA-binding domain-containing protein, translated as MPRIRTIIADDEPLARRGIRAQLKDEKDFEVISECRNGHEAVKTIETESPDLVFLDVQMPELDGFGVVNAVGPARMPAVIFVTAYDRYALRAFEVHALDYLLKPFDDDRFASALQRARQHIERKDIDDLGRRLQGLLDDLQPRNKYVDRLVIKSAGRIFFLSVAEVDWIEAADNYVRLHAGSESHLLRETMNNLEKKLDPDQFLRIHRSRIVNIQRVKELRPLFRGEYDIMLKDGTRLETGRGYRDRVQRLLNDSPR; from the coding sequence ATGCCCAGGATTCGCACGATCATTGCCGACGACGAGCCGCTCGCTCGACGTGGGATTCGTGCGCAGCTCAAGGACGAGAAAGACTTCGAAGTCATTTCTGAATGCCGTAATGGCCACGAAGCCGTGAAGACGATTGAGACAGAGTCGCCGGATCTGGTTTTTCTTGATGTGCAAATGCCCGAGCTGGATGGCTTTGGGGTGGTGAATGCGGTGGGGCCCGCGCGGATGCCGGCCGTGATCTTTGTCACCGCGTACGATCGTTATGCTTTGCGCGCTTTTGAAGTCCACGCCCTGGACTATTTGCTTAAACCTTTTGACGACGACCGCTTTGCAAGCGCACTGCAACGCGCGCGGCAGCACATTGAGCGCAAGGACATCGACGACCTGGGCCGACGATTGCAGGGGCTGCTGGACGATCTCCAGCCGCGGAACAAGTATGTGGATCGGTTGGTTATCAAGTCCGCCGGCCGAATCTTTTTCCTGAGCGTAGCCGAAGTTGATTGGATCGAAGCGGCCGACAATTACGTCCGGCTGCACGCCGGCAGTGAATCGCATCTGCTGCGGGAAACGATGAATAACCTCGAAAAGAAATTGGATCCGGACCAATTTCTGCGCATCCACCGCTCGCGAATCGTAAACATTCAAAGAGTCAAAGAATTGCGGCCCCTGTTTCGCGGAGAGTACGACATCATGCTCAAGGACGGGACTCGACTGGAAACCGGCCGTGGCTATCGAGATCGAGTGCAGCGACTGCTCAACGATTCTCCCCGTTAG
- a CDS encoding nuclear transport factor 2 family protein gives MKRIITTTLLVLTVCCAGAYAQEADKEREAIKQTALDYVEGWYEANAERMERSLHPDLAKRIVRNSPEGRSRLDQMSAMGLVQGVKRGGGKDTPKDNQQKDVIILDVFENTASVKAVMSGWIDYMHMAKFNGRWVIVNVLWELKPQKK, from the coding sequence ATGAAAAGAATCATCACCACCACACTGTTAGTTCTGACGGTTTGCTGCGCGGGAGCCTATGCCCAGGAGGCTGACAAGGAGCGAGAGGCAATTAAGCAAACCGCGCTCGACTATGTTGAGGGCTGGTACGAAGCGAATGCCGAACGGATGGAACGGTCGCTACATCCCGATTTGGCCAAGCGTATTGTGCGCAACAGTCCGGAAGGACGCAGCCGCCTCGATCAAATGAGCGCGATGGGCCTTGTGCAAGGCGTGAAGCGTGGCGGCGGCAAGGACACTCCGAAAGACAATCAACAAAAGGACGTGATCATCCTGGACGTCTTTGAGAATACCGCCAGCGTGAAAGCAGTCATGTCGGGCTGGATCGACTACATGCACATGGCGAAGTTCAACGGGCGTTGGGTAATCGTGAACGTGCTTTGGGAATTGAAGCCGCAGAAGAAATAA
- a CDS encoding serine hydrolase gives MKRSKSLLLATLTIVLCLFVCGRVRAQGDVVKNDGITAPIHQANVGRIVFTAKPVPIENLKPADFITTAELRAPADLSLRAFMGNSLTNYLHKLQPHLTVEELNRQGSYQFSFFVDGVLVHEENLNPYWVREETKIKLTTLGFALLNSAEPDSAGAGARIWQLFLMNGGQQALTAGTHRLMIELRPYLKTSETKVGDLIAAGEIQVVVPAKRKSDETLAAIQPIRPNSGWQISKAPYDRTRIEELNRMIAANVYKEITSVVVIRDGGLLIEEYFNGATRDTLHNTRSVGKSFASTMMGMAIQDGYIKSENQTLKDFYVLKRFANYSPQKESVTLKNLLTMSSAFDGNDDDENSPGNEEKMYPTGDWIKFALDLPMDQKRKAGEKWAYFTTGVVLLGDIINKSVPEGLEKYADRKLFKPLGITKYQWQYTPQKVPSTAGGLQLSALDFAKFGQLYQNGGSWNGKQLLARDWVQKTFTKQIVLSPGGSDFYGYLFWNTTFTIGGKRHEAFFATGNGGSKIFVFKDQPLVIVVTGTAYGKWYMHAQVFSMMSRYILPAVIN, from the coding sequence ATGAAGAGATCAAAATCGCTATTGCTCGCCACTCTGACCATAGTTCTCTGCTTATTCGTTTGCGGTCGAGTGCGAGCCCAGGGTGACGTCGTAAAAAACGATGGAATAACCGCTCCGATCCATCAAGCGAACGTCGGCCGGATCGTCTTTACAGCTAAACCTGTTCCGATCGAGAACCTCAAGCCTGCCGACTTCATAACCACCGCTGAATTACGAGCACCGGCTGATTTGAGCTTGCGAGCTTTCATGGGGAACTCGCTCACGAATTACCTGCACAAACTTCAGCCGCATTTAACCGTCGAGGAGCTTAATAGGCAGGGCAGTTACCAGTTTTCCTTTTTCGTCGATGGCGTCCTGGTCCACGAGGAAAACTTGAATCCATATTGGGTACGAGAAGAAACCAAGATCAAGCTGACAACTCTTGGGTTCGCTCTTCTAAATTCGGCGGAACCGGATAGCGCCGGTGCCGGTGCCAGAATTTGGCAACTGTTTCTGATGAACGGCGGGCAACAGGCTCTGACTGCAGGGACGCATCGACTAATGATCGAGCTGCGCCCGTACCTTAAAACCTCGGAAACAAAAGTCGGAGATTTGATTGCGGCCGGCGAGATACAAGTCGTCGTGCCGGCCAAGAGGAAATCTGATGAAACACTAGCTGCGATTCAGCCGATCCGGCCGAACAGCGGCTGGCAAATTTCGAAGGCGCCATACGACCGCACCAGGATTGAAGAGCTCAACCGCATGATCGCGGCAAATGTGTACAAGGAGATCACGAGCGTAGTTGTCATCAGGGATGGCGGGCTATTGATTGAGGAATATTTTAATGGCGCGACCAGAGACACGCTGCACAACACGCGCTCAGTCGGGAAGTCTTTTGCGTCGACGATGATGGGAATGGCAATCCAGGACGGTTACATCAAAAGCGAGAATCAAACGCTCAAAGACTTTTACGTTCTCAAAAGGTTTGCGAACTACTCTCCGCAGAAAGAAAGCGTCACGCTTAAGAATCTGCTGACGATGAGCTCTGCCTTTGACGGCAACGATGATGACGAGAACTCGCCCGGCAATGAAGAAAAAATGTATCCCACTGGTGACTGGATAAAGTTCGCGCTCGACCTGCCGATGGATCAAAAGAGAAAGGCGGGCGAAAAGTGGGCTTATTTCACGACCGGCGTCGTGCTGCTAGGCGACATCATTAACAAATCCGTTCCTGAGGGATTGGAAAAGTACGCTGATCGGAAATTGTTTAAACCGCTCGGAATTACTAAGTACCAATGGCAATACACGCCGCAAAAAGTTCCAAGCACGGCGGGTGGTCTCCAGCTAAGCGCGCTTGATTTCGCAAAGTTTGGGCAGCTTTACCAGAACGGGGGCAGCTGGAACGGCAAACAATTGCTGGCTCGCGATTGGGTGCAGAAAACTTTTACGAAACAGATAGTTCTCTCGCCTGGAGGCAGTGACTTTTACGGCTACCTCTTCTGGAACACGACCTTCACGATTGGCGGCAAACGTCATGAGGCTTTTTTCGCCACCGGTAATGGCGGCAGCAAGATCTTCGTCTTCAAAGATCAACCGCTGGTCATAGTCGTCACTGGCACCGCCTACGGGAAATGGTACATGCACGCCCAGGTTTTCAGCATGATGAGCAGGTACATCTTGCCGGCCGTGATCAATTGA
- a CDS encoding amidohydrolase family protein: MSNATEITRRSFLATAAAASVGMTTAAKMAGRRSVSKAYEFVNGRWFDGQGFKNSRFYSVDGVLRSEKPTRIDSVIDLAGKYVVPPFGEAHNHNIEYSGRIDEVIQKYLQAGIFYVKNPNSLPTAKTSLSGKINIPTSVDVTFANGGLTGSGGHPFGIVKRNLERGENPEIWAEGSFYFSIDNTADLDRKWGRVLAGKPDFIKTYLQYSEEYEKRKGDDAYLDWRGLNPTLLPEIVRRAHAAGLKVATHVETATDFHYAVVAGADELNHTPGLRPERGDWTKYDAARFRISESDARLAGRNRITVVTTLISAIDHALKKNAGEPFDEIRGLLVHNLQLLKKHEVHLAIGSDSYRQTSLDEALNLQKLAVFDNRTLLKMWCETTAATIFPKRKIGYLRNGYEASFLVLEGNPLQDFANVMKIDKRFKQGEFLSA; the protein is encoded by the coding sequence ATGTCTAATGCCACCGAAATCACACGACGATCTTTTCTAGCCACCGCGGCGGCAGCGTCAGTTGGTATGACGACTGCGGCAAAGATGGCGGGCCGGCGTTCGGTGTCAAAGGCTTACGAGTTCGTCAATGGCCGATGGTTCGACGGGCAAGGGTTTAAGAACTCGCGATTCTATTCGGTCGACGGAGTTTTGAGATCCGAAAAACCAACTCGAATTGATTCCGTCATAGACCTGGCCGGCAAATATGTGGTTCCGCCATTCGGAGAGGCACACAATCATAATATCGAGTACTCCGGGCGCATTGATGAGGTCATCCAAAAGTACCTTCAGGCGGGTATCTTCTATGTCAAAAACCCGAATAGCCTTCCTACGGCAAAAACGTCTCTGTCCGGGAAGATAAATATTCCGACGAGCGTTGATGTGACCTTTGCCAACGGCGGATTGACCGGCTCGGGAGGGCACCCTTTCGGCATCGTGAAGCGCAACCTGGAACGCGGCGAGAATCCCGAAATCTGGGCTGAAGGCAGTTTCTATTTCAGCATTGATAACACCGCAGATCTTGACCGCAAATGGGGAAGGGTTCTCGCGGGAAAACCGGATTTCATCAAGACCTACCTTCAGTACTCAGAGGAATACGAGAAGCGCAAAGGCGACGATGCTTATCTTGATTGGCGAGGACTTAATCCCACCCTACTACCCGAAATCGTCCGCCGCGCGCACGCGGCAGGCCTTAAGGTCGCAACTCATGTCGAGACGGCAACCGATTTTCATTACGCCGTAGTCGCCGGTGCTGATGAGCTGAATCACACGCCCGGATTAAGACCGGAAAGGGGCGATTGGACAAAGTATGACGCGGCACGCTTCAGAATCTCCGAGAGCGACGCGCGACTTGCCGGACGAAACCGAATAACGGTTGTGACGACATTAATATCCGCCATAGACCACGCGCTTAAGAAAAACGCGGGCGAGCCGTTCGATGAAATACGCGGACTGCTCGTTCACAATCTTCAGTTGTTGAAGAAGCACGAGGTTCATCTTGCAATCGGCAGCGACAGTTACCGGCAAACATCTCTGGATGAGGCGCTGAATCTGCAGAAGCTGGCGGTATTTGATAATCGCACTTTGCTGAAAATGTGGTGTGAGACAACGGCGGCAACGATTTTCCCTAAGCGCAAAATCGGCTATCTGAGAAATGGATATGAAGCGAGCTTTTTAGTGTTAGAGGGCAATCCGCTTCAAGACTTCGCAAACGTTATGAAGATTGACAAACGATTTAAGCAAGGAGAGTTTTTGTCAGCATAA
- a CDS encoding alpha/beta fold hydrolase, producing the protein MTNGLCKHREIANATRGLVLLLLLLWSGTAATSHVAQPLAGSVWTGGFWLDGRWVAVNVRFSAQDQNSGGTADVISPYYGGSENAINVPLENLKHTGDILHLEVPVQTRKVIFDGRRNGNTISGNFVYGESKGTFGLTPWANVTLATLEKYYGAYRVAPDHVISLFRGWNYARTLNYVDYKTGQVGTLWPSENEFFSGDGLAVSFPATTRVIFEMDSNSKPIGLTWRTNNGVQLKARRIELKEERITFQNGEVSLGGTLILPATGPRHSVVIVTPGDYGTVRDLLRMWAHNFASRGIAAFIFDARGGGESSGTANSSSFSDLANDVLAAVQSLKTRTDVNPKQIGLFGFSNSSFIVSLAASRSQDVSFLIMQSFVGVPGWKQESFRAETQLRVDKFPESTVKQGADFMRLKFEVARTGNGWSELQALMEKARGERWLAYTNPPNRLERLTQRQSIMTYDPVPALESLKIPVFAFWGDKDTFLPVQESVANFRRAMVKAGNKRYLIKVYTNASHSLLETKSGSPSTGGAEQKFVAGLWKLKADWVHRHTTLSK; encoded by the coding sequence ATGACAAACGGTCTCTGCAAACACCGGGAAATAGCCAACGCCACCAGAGGTCTGGTTCTTCTTCTGCTGCTGCTCTGGTCAGGAACGGCGGCAACTTCTCATGTCGCACAGCCTCTGGCCGGCAGCGTTTGGACGGGCGGGTTCTGGTTGGATGGCAGATGGGTGGCAGTGAATGTTCGCTTCAGCGCCCAGGACCAAAACTCGGGTGGCACCGCCGATGTGATTTCGCCTTACTACGGAGGCAGCGAAAACGCCATCAATGTGCCGCTAGAGAATCTGAAGCACACCGGGGATATTTTGCATTTGGAAGTTCCCGTGCAGACGCGAAAAGTGATTTTCGACGGGCGTCGAAACGGCAACACCATCTCAGGAAATTTTGTTTACGGTGAATCAAAAGGAACGTTCGGACTCACGCCGTGGGCAAACGTGACGCTTGCCACGCTGGAAAAATATTACGGCGCGTACCGAGTTGCGCCCGACCACGTCATTTCCCTCTTCCGAGGGTGGAACTACGCAAGAACGCTGAATTACGTTGACTATAAGACCGGACAAGTCGGCACGCTCTGGCCCTCGGAAAATGAGTTCTTTTCCGGTGATGGTCTGGCGGTCAGTTTCCCCGCAACCACCAGAGTTATTTTTGAGATGGACTCAAACAGCAAGCCTATAGGCCTGACGTGGCGAACCAACAATGGCGTCCAGCTCAAGGCTCGCAGAATCGAATTGAAAGAGGAGCGAATCACATTCCAAAACGGCGAGGTCAGTCTCGGCGGCACCCTGATTCTGCCTGCGACCGGCCCACGCCATTCCGTTGTGATTGTAACGCCCGGAGATTACGGCACGGTCCGAGACCTATTACGAATGTGGGCGCACAACTTCGCGAGTCGCGGCATCGCCGCCTTTATCTTTGACGCTCGTGGAGGCGGCGAATCGAGCGGTACTGCTAACTCAAGTTCGTTTTCGGATCTAGCCAACGATGTTTTGGCCGCGGTTCAGTCTCTTAAGACTCGGACAGACGTCAATCCAAAACAGATCGGTTTGTTCGGCTTTAGCAATAGCTCTTTCATAGTTTCTCTCGCCGCTTCACGCTCTCAAGACGTTTCGTTTTTGATCATGCAGTCATTTGTCGGCGTGCCGGGCTGGAAACAGGAAAGCTTTCGCGCAGAGACGCAGCTTCGAGTCGATAAATTCCCGGAGTCCACCGTCAAACAAGGTGCAGATTTCATGCGGCTGAAATTTGAGGTGGCGCGAACGGGCAACGGATGGAGCGAGCTTCAGGCCCTCATGGAAAAAGCGCGCGGTGAACGATGGCTTGCGTACACGAATCCTCCGAACAGGTTGGAGCGTCTAACACAGCGTCAATCAATCATGACCTACGACCCGGTGCCTGCGTTGGAAAGTCTGAAAATCCCCGTCTTCGCGTTTTGGGGTGATAAAGACACTTTCCTGCCGGTTCAGGAAAGCGTCGCAAATTTTCGACGCGCGATGGTAAAGGCCGGGAACAAAAGATACCTCATCAAGGTTTATACGAATGCCAGTCATAGTCTGCTCGAGACCAAGTCGGGAAGTCCGAGCACCGGCGGCGCAGAGCAGAAATTTGTCGCAGGCTTGTGGAAGCTGAAGGCCGACTGGGTGCACCGTCACACTACTCTCTCGAAATGA
- a CDS encoding serine hydrolase produces MRRLLLTTMVSALVISAMMSARSVTPQSNSAKELAGLWEAKKRFGPEVRGTLFVRQTGDRWQAEIAGRFATVKIEGDSVWFELPDRQGKFRGRLDARRTKIVGHWTQPQGVEISPLASPVTLTKHGREWRGEVAPLDDALTFYLMIKQRDDGSMGAFLRNPERHLGWQVRYRVDSVEREGKSIKLFAAKQGSEKGRLIAEGSFNADAGLLAIYLERGGTYEFRRVTSDATSNFYPRGRPTEKYRYASPPVLEDGWQTGTLEEVGISRAAIEKFIQMVSDTPMDAPNAREDHGILIARHGKLVLEEYFHGEHREKPHDTRSASKSIGSDMTGAAMYSGIPIRTNDFVYQVMNGGEFPPGLEARKRALTLEHLLTMSSGFECDDWDTPERSPGYEDNFWDQDKEPDYYKWTMALKIVHEPGTKAFYCSAGSNLVGGVLARASRQTAQELFHKLLAEPLGIKRYYVMVSPSGDFSLTGGARFPPRDFMKLGQLHLNGGTWNRRKIFTPEWSRRATATSVTEIGGRKRQYGYLWWINEYPYQGRTVRAYYAGGNGGQIVMAIPDLDLVIAFYGGNYNDPSMFISQNVYVPEHILPAVN; encoded by the coding sequence ATGCGAAGACTTCTTCTAACAACCATGGTCTCGGCGCTTGTGATTTCAGCGATGATGTCGGCGCGGAGCGTCACACCTCAATCGAACTCGGCGAAAGAACTCGCCGGACTGTGGGAAGCAAAGAAGCGCTTCGGTCCTGAAGTGCGCGGGACTTTGTTTGTTCGGCAAACAGGCGACCGTTGGCAAGCAGAAATCGCGGGCCGTTTCGCCACCGTGAAGATTGAAGGCGATTCAGTTTGGTTTGAATTGCCGGATCGGCAGGGGAAGTTTCGCGGCAGGCTCGACGCGCGCCGCACGAAAATAGTCGGCCATTGGACGCAACCCCAAGGCGTTGAAATCTCTCCTCTCGCATCTCCCGTCACGCTCACCAAACACGGGCGCGAGTGGCGTGGGGAGGTCGCGCCGCTGGATGACGCGCTGACCTTCTACTTGATGATTAAGCAGCGCGACGACGGCTCGATGGGCGCTTTCCTGCGCAATCCCGAACGCCATCTCGGCTGGCAGGTCCGATATCGCGTTGACTCGGTCGAGCGCGAGGGAAAATCAATAAAACTCTTTGCCGCGAAACAAGGCAGCGAGAAAGGAAGGCTCATAGCTGAGGGCAGCTTCAATGCTGATGCCGGACTGCTGGCGATCTATCTGGAGCGAGGAGGGACTTACGAATTCAGACGCGTGACGTCTGATGCGACAAGCAACTTCTATCCGCGCGGCCGTCCCACCGAGAAATACCGATACGCGTCGCCTCCGGTGCTTGAAGACGGCTGGCAGACCGGTACACTCGAAGAAGTGGGAATCTCACGCGCCGCGATAGAGAAATTTATCCAAATGGTGAGTGACACGCCGATGGACGCACCCAACGCTCGGGAAGACCACGGCATACTGATCGCGCGGCATGGCAAGCTTGTCCTGGAAGAATACTTTCACGGAGAGCACCGCGAGAAGCCGCACGACACGCGCTCGGCCTCAAAAAGCATCGGTTCAGACATGACCGGCGCCGCGATGTATTCCGGCATTCCGATCCGGACAAACGATTTTGTTTATCAAGTTATGAACGGCGGAGAATTTCCGCCCGGCTTAGAGGCGCGAAAGCGCGCCCTCACACTCGAGCATCTGCTCACCATGTCGTCCGGATTTGAATGCGACGACTGGGACACGCCGGAGAGATCGCCGGGCTATGAAGATAATTTCTGGGACCAGGACAAGGAGCCGGATTATTACAAATGGACGATGGCGTTGAAGATCGTTCACGAGCCAGGCACGAAAGCATTTTATTGCAGTGCGGGCTCGAACCTCGTCGGTGGAGTTTTGGCTCGCGCGTCGCGCCAAACCGCGCAGGAACTCTTTCATAAACTCTTAGCGGAACCACTCGGGATCAAACGCTATTACGTGATGGTATCGCCGTCCGGCGATTTCAGCCTGACAGGCGGCGCCAGATTTCCACCGCGCGATTTCATGAAACTTGGGCAATTGCATCTGAATGGCGGGACATGGAACAGGCGAAAGATATTTACGCCTGAATGGTCACGACGCGCCACGGCGACGTCAGTGACGGAGATTGGCGGTCGCAAAAGACAATACGGTTACCTTTGGTGGATCAATGAATATCCTTACCAAGGCCGCACTGTGCGCGCGTATTATGCGGGGGGAAACGGCGGTCAGATCGTGATGGCGATCCCTGATCTCGATTTAGTGATTGCCTTTTACGGCGGCAACTACAATGACCCGTCGATGTTTATTTCCCAGAACGTCTACGTGCCCGAACATATTCTGCCGGCGGTAAATTGA
- the mazG gene encoding nucleoside triphosphate pyrophosphohydrolase encodes MPKTFADLVQLMDRLRSPDGCPWDREQTYATLAPMLLEEAYEAFDALEEARQGRPDPLREELGDLLFQITFFARVAKERGEFTIDDVIEEVHTKMVRRHPHVFGEVEAGDSAEVLRNWEAIKAEEKRAAGKASGEADGSILDGVSTKAPALMEAHQISTKVARVGFDWTSVDEIFEKLQEEVEELRVAIEAHKKSADEADHIHIREEIGDMLFVVTNIARHLSVEPEAALKLANRKFRQRFAHIEKRLREQNRKFEDVSLRDLEELWQEAKRGSSPTVREGVS; translated from the coding sequence ATGCCGAAAACCTTCGCCGATCTCGTCCAGTTGATGGATCGACTCCGCTCTCCGGACGGCTGTCCGTGGGATCGCGAGCAGACTTACGCGACTCTGGCGCCGATGCTGCTGGAAGAAGCTTACGAAGCCTTCGACGCTTTGGAAGAAGCGCGACAGGGGCGGCCTGATCCGCTACGCGAAGAGCTTGGCGATCTGCTTTTCCAGATCACCTTTTTTGCGCGGGTCGCGAAAGAGCGGGGCGAGTTCACCATCGATGACGTGATCGAAGAAGTTCACACGAAGATGGTGCGGCGGCATCCCCATGTCTTCGGCGAAGTCGAGGCCGGAGATTCAGCCGAAGTCCTGCGCAACTGGGAAGCGATCAAGGCCGAAGAGAAACGCGCTGCCGGCAAAGCGTCAGGCGAAGCCGATGGTTCAATTCTGGACGGCGTGTCTACGAAAGCGCCGGCGCTAATGGAAGCGCATCAGATCTCCACAAAGGTCGCACGGGTCGGCTTTGACTGGACCAGCGTTGACGAGATTTTTGAAAAGCTTCAGGAAGAAGTTGAAGAGCTGCGCGTCGCAATTGAAGCGCACAAAAAATCAGCCGATGAAGCCGATCACATTCACATCCGAGAAGAAATCGGCGACATGCTCTTCGTGGTTACCAACATCGCACGCCACCTGAGCGTTGAGCCCGAAGCGGCATTGAAGCTTGCCAATCGTAAGTTCCGGCAGCGCTTTGCGCATATCGAGAAACGACTGCGCGAGCAGAACCGGAAGTTCGAAGATGTTTCGCTTCGGGATTTGGAAGAACTCTGGCAGGAAGCAAAGCGAGGCAGTAGCCCGACCGTAAGGGAGGGCGTTTCCTAA
- a CDS encoding DUF1844 domain-containing protein — protein sequence MAEEQPTFKVVDRRPFNPDGTPRELSAEEKEAQEVAQAKAAAEPPPQASPAPEPAAPTPPPPESKTPRVASESHAAHEQEGPAGRDPLDDPASFISLIMSLASNAAASLGMMPHPVTGETGVDLKTAKHWIDVLGMLEKKTTGNLDPQEDQMLEGLLADLRMQYVSFSGAPTPPPAKFSASDITGGR from the coding sequence ATGGCAGAAGAACAACCCACATTCAAAGTAGTCGACCGCCGGCCTTTCAATCCCGACGGCACGCCGCGCGAGCTTTCCGCGGAAGAGAAAGAGGCGCAGGAAGTGGCCCAAGCGAAAGCCGCGGCCGAACCACCACCACAAGCTTCACCGGCACCGGAGCCGGCCGCTCCGACGCCGCCGCCGCCTGAGTCAAAGACGCCGCGGGTAGCTTCTGAATCGCACGCCGCGCATGAACAAGAGGGGCCGGCCGGTCGCGATCCGCTCGACGATCCGGCGAGTTTCATCAGCCTGATCATGTCTTTGGCCTCGAACGCCGCCGCGTCACTGGGAATGATGCCGCATCCGGTGACGGGGGAAACGGGCGTCGATTTGAAAACCGCAAAGCATTGGATCGACGTGCTCGGTATGCTCGAGAAGAAAACCACCGGCAACCTGGATCCTCAGGAAGACCAAATGCTGGAAGGCCTGCTCGCGGACCTGCGGATGCAATACGTTTCATTTTCCGGGGCGCCTACGCCGCCGCCTGCGAAGTTCAGCGCCAGCGATATCACGGGCGGACGATAG
- a CDS encoding MBL fold metallo-hydrolase has product MKLTFLGTGTSTGVPSIACNCETCTSDDPRDKRLRVSVLIEHAGQTVIIDTSSDFRQQALRAGIKHLDAVLVTHCHADHIFGLDDIRPLNFRHGALGLYANERAWKDIRRIFQYVFEPTHFGGGLPQIVPHTVVNGAPFCFGADLQITPLEVIHGRLPVIAYRLNDFAYATDLSEIPPDTLEGLRGLEVLALDCLRIRPHQTHLWLERALEYVEELKPGRTFFTHITHDIKHARDSKLLPDNVEWAYDGLVVTD; this is encoded by the coding sequence ATGAAACTAACCTTCCTCGGAACCGGCACCTCCACTGGCGTTCCTTCCATTGCCTGTAACTGCGAAACGTGCACGTCCGACGATCCGCGCGATAAGCGTCTGCGCGTTTCGGTCTTGATCGAACATGCCGGACAAACAGTCATCATCGACACTTCCTCTGACTTTCGGCAGCAGGCCCTACGCGCGGGCATCAAGCATCTCGATGCGGTGCTGGTCACGCATTGTCATGCCGATCACATTTTTGGGCTCGATGATATTCGGCCGTTGAACTTTCGTCATGGCGCGTTGGGGCTGTATGCAAACGAGCGGGCCTGGAAAGACATTCGGCGAATTTTTCAGTACGTGTTTGAACCCACACATTTCGGCGGCGGGTTGCCGCAGATTGTTCCGCACACGGTCGTGAACGGGGCGCCGTTCTGCTTCGGAGCTGATTTACAAATCACCCCACTCGAAGTGATCCACGGCAGGCTGCCGGTGATTGCCTATCGGCTTAATGACTTTGCTTATGCGACTGATTTGAGCGAGATTCCGCCGGACACACTCGAAGGGTTGCGAGGATTAGAGGTATTAGCTTTGGATTGTCTGCGCATTCGCCCGCATCAAACACACCTTTGGTTGGAGCGGGCGCTGGAATACGTTGAGGAGCTGAAACCAGGACGCACTTTCTTCACTCACATCACACATGACATCAAACACGCTCGTGATTCCAAGTTACTGCCGGACAATGTTGAGTGGGCTTATGACGGGCTGGTGGTAACCGACTAG